CACAATCCCGCCCACAGCCTCCTCTACTGAGCCGCCGCCCACTGAGGGTACCAGACTCTGGAGGAGAAAACGTTCAGTcggcaaaaacatcaaattcATCATGAGCAACAGCTACATGATCGACTCGTACTCACGAATCCTTTTTCCAGTTGCATATCTTCTCTTCAACATCATATACTGGTGTATCTACTCCTGATTGGTTTTCCTGATCATTTATTGTAGACTAATAGGATATGTCTATTAACTACTAAACTTTGGGACTGTGACTATCAAACACTTAGGCTCGGGTAATAAGCACAAGTGACATCATGAAGTGAACAATGCTGATGTTCTGTCAGAGCGATTCATGAAACTGAAAAAAAGTGGATGTCATCATTCTTCTGAAGAGGTTGAATTCTTCATAGGATTTAAAGGAATGTCGTTGAAGGAAAGCATGAAGTACTTTTAGGATCAGACTTTGCTTGCCACTCTTCATGTGATGGTTATTACGTTATCCATACCATACATCTTTAGGTCAGTGAGCTGAAACTAAACTTACACCATAAAAGCAGAAAAACTGGCAATTTATACAGGATAACCAACCAATCACTTTCTTCCCATACATTTATGCATGTGTTTGTTAGTTTGCATAAAATACAAGATTTCAGtcaaaaaataaatctattgaaaTTGATCAGACAATCCacaactttttctttttttatttgttacacTCAtgataaaaacttttaaaatatacaaaaataaaataagacaaCATGTTTAATTTGAGTATTCCAGACTCAATCATTTCATTTTATACACAGTAAGGTATGGTTACCGCCCTAAACCATGTGTTTTGGTGTCTTGTAGTTTCCTATATTAATAATATGTCTGTCAAAGTTTTTTGTTGCAGTGATAAGTGCCATATTTAAATCCGCAGATTAAAGTGCTTCATTCGGCGGTGGTTTCCTGGatagccaggactagaccttagtttaattaggaaatataactagttttaacaaacatgccttaataaaaacattacttgtgtgcattttgaggcaaaataaCGGGcagtgatgtattttaagatataacagttttcagtttggacagctcttacgtctaatccctgtccgggaaaccgcccctcgAAGTAATCATATAAATGCTTTTTGTTGAATATAGTACAACACACAATACTTTATGTAGAGGTAAAATGCAATATGCAACAGTGTCTTAATGTCAGACCATACTTCATTCACACTTTACACACATGCAGATACACCTGTGCAGGTAAGAGTGATTGTGGCTACTATCAGTATATTCAATATGATCTTTTCCTGAGGTGCTGGTTACTGATCTCGTTCAATACCACATCTGAGCGGTGCTCTTCAGACGCTGTTATTATCGTATCATCATATGGGTTACCTAGAGTTGTAGATACACAAACAGGTTAATGCAAATTTaagagaaatacattttttttacttatttattaaCTTCTTGTTTGAAATAAGAAACACTCATTGTTTTTACACCTTAAACCTACTTTCTGAATGAATATCATGGtgttttgatcattttatttttttgggtgGATCATGCTATCTGAACCGATTTGTGGGACACTTTagaagactttttaaagatccccagagtacgtatgtgatgtgttagctcaaaataccatatagataatttattatagcaaattaaaattgccactttataagtttgagcaaaaatgtgccgtttatgagttcttttaaatgcaaatgagctgacctctgcactaaatggcagtgcagattaaggggcggtattatcccattctgacatcacaagggtagccagatttcaatgacctatttttccacatgcttgcagagaatggtttactaaaactaagttacttggtcgttcttttacacattttcttggttgatagaagcactgtggatccaattatagcacttaaacatggaaaaatcagattttcataatattatGTCCTTTTTAAGTGTCTGACTAATACCAAAGCAATGAATCAGGAAGCGAGAATGGGTTGTACCAGGCATGCCGCACAATGTCCTGacaagtgaagccaaaacattttGATCGCCCCCTTGTGACTGGCTGCAGTATTTGTCATAATTCATGCGCTCTCCATGTagaatagacaaataaaatgtgAATCAAAACTTAATAATCAAAATACAAATCAATTTGAACAAGTTTAGTTTTTCGATGCTTTTAAAAGGGGGAGTCCCACCTTGATTTGTGTGTCAATGATTGAGTTAAATGGGTGGGGCCtttctcaatcggaaggctgtagcctctggaggtcgcatttgtaggctgcatatctCATAATGACAGTCatatttcacaatattaacaatcataaagttgactattaatcttagttaatcgaaaattgttgtaatatgctcatgacttatgaatgtaatgctcagttaactcaAATAAGCCaggtttgatgacgtatgcagcctgcatatgcgacctctgAAAGCCGCAGCCTCCCAATTAAGAAACAGCCTTtggctttgtttttttttttacaatggaaTTCTATGGAGAcacgtcgtccatcttttttacagtctagcCCTGTGTCCCATTTCGAATACTATCAGTACTAAACAGAAGTCAAAATTAGATTAAGTATGTCCCATCTCTGTTAAAGTAATCAAATGTCCATACTTTCCCATAACCAAATCAGTACTTTTAGGGCATAGGCGAATTGGAATACAGGCTACGAGTATTTGGCATCACCTGCCTTATGGGAAATTCAGTTTATAAACATATAGTATGCAGTCAAAACACAGTGCTATGAAGCAAAGCCAGTTTAGCAGGTAAGACTATTACTCACCAATACCCATATGCGCATCAGCAACGCTGTCATTGTTTAGGAAAGACGAGCTGGAGTTGTTGGACTGGGCTGAGGAAGGTCTTTTCTTGGTAGTTTTTTTAATCTTCTGAGTTTGTGTGTGACTCCAATCTGCCGAGCACAATAAAGCAGTGTGGCGGTAAGTTTGGTTAACATATCACAAAAGCCAAGTCAGACACACATCCGCACGAACATACGAAGGCATCGTACCTGAATGTTCCGGTAGCCTTAGTTTTCCGCAACACAGGTATGTTCTCCATTGTCGTCTAACATTTTCTTTCATTGCACAGTGAAAGATAAAGATGAAAAGTCCTGCATGGGACAAATACATTGTAGTGTCAACATTCCATCAGCACAGGTTGCTAAAAATAAACCTGGACAAGCGATGATATCACCGATTCGACAAAGGAGCTCTGACGCTGTGAAGTGCGTAATGTGAAGTCACTAGTGAGAAAGCAACAATACAGATACTGTAGCTTCGCAAATGCGACAGAATAATCGAAAATTGTAAACATATCAGAAATGCTTGCAGCATAAGgcacagcaaattaaaaacataatacGGTACATGAATTGTGGTTCTTTATCGTTTGCCTATTTTGAAAAGAATAAAACACTGTTTAGTAAAGAATACTCATTTGTAAAAAACATGAATAATGATGATGTTTTAATTTTAGGATGAATaatccatttaagaattgtacAGGGCATATGTGACCCCAGGGGAGCCACTGACAATTTTGGGGCCTAAGAAAGAATATGATATTGGGCTCTCCACCACACCCATGTTACTAATAATGAAAATGATCTTTGGGGGCCTCAATAGTGCACGGGCCCTTAGAATTGCCCTACCCCAGCCCCCCTTAGTGACGCCTGTGTGACCCCCTTTCTGTGAAAACCCATCTTAACTAATTGTTGTGATTTACAATTATCTGCATAATGTcagaaaaaaatctgtaaaaatacaaccttgatatctttaatactgactgaatAAGtttaaggaaaacaccactgttaatcaatattttactttgttcttacctcaacttaacaaattaatacatacctattttttttcaatgcgtgcacttcatctttgcactgcgcgttgtgaatgtgttagcatttagcctagccgcattaattccttaggatccaaacaaggatgaatttagaagccaccaaactgcaccagaggtcgaagtgctgctaGCTAAATGCTCTTTCGCAAtataatatagttctcatttttatccacttcgccgtgttttattttgtgccaccatacttactcgtgtaactactcatgtaacagtctttaaatagggaaaacatggaagtgtttggtggcttctatattcatccctgtttggatcctaaggaatgaatggggctaggctaaatgctaacacattcacgacgcgctgtgcaaagatgaagtgcacacattcaaaaaaaataggtatgtattaatttttttaagttgaggtaagaacatagtaaaatattgaaaaacggtggtgttttcctttaaaataaaacataatgcaATTAAATTATGAGATCTTTGGAACCTACCTTGAAATGTGTTGAAAATGGCAAACAGATACATAAAGGCAAGGTTAACTGGGCCCCAAGCGAAGAAAGCAAAGCCCCAGGCGATGCCCAGAAGCACAGTGAGTCCGGCTACACTGCGCAATTCCTGCCAGGAACTGCGGTTCTGCACGTTTTGAGGATTCTGTCTCTTTATGCGACACAACTGGACCAACACCACAATAAACATGGTGAAGTTTAGCAGGAAGACAATGCAGAAGTATACGACCACAGCAACATAGAAAACAATGTCGTTGGTGATCCAGCAACTGTAGGGGTGAAAAAACATTGAATGAAATACAGCAATCAAAAATCTGTTTAATAATGATACAATGATgtaacttttttataaatataaattattacTTACAAATAATCTGTGGTGCCATCTAAAAATTTTGCATATGACACCAAGCCATAGTTATTGCCGATGTGGTTAGTAGCAATGACGATTATGACTACAATAAGCGGaatgcctttaaaagaaatCATATAAAACCATATAAATTTCCCAAACTCGAATCGAAACTCAAAATATACAGCAATTCATTTACTTACCCCATCCAACAAATCCTATCTTGAGCATAAAGCGAGAGACATAGGTGTTGAACACTTTAACAATGGCCAGATACATGTGTACCGCCTCCATGGCCATCCAGGTGAAGGATGCTAGAAGGAAGTAGTGCAGAAAGAAAGCGGTGGAGATGCAAAGGCCATTAACATCCTGGTACTGAGCCAGCCACGGGTCTATTAGGAACACCAGGTTCAGCAGCAGCAGGGCCAAACACAGGTGAATAAGGATTttagatgggatatctttgcggAGCTTTCTGTACAGAGATAAAACAAGAAAGAAATATTGTGATTGTGAAAAAATGTAGCCAGTAAAGTACAAATAATTGGTTAGAAGGATCCATACTCGAACGCCAGATATGTGAGCAGGGTGATTGACAGGAAAATAGACGAAATGCCACAGCCGATATAGGTTATGTATGTCAGGATTGTGTTTTGTTCCGGACTTAAAGTAGTGTTGGAAATGTCCTGTTGTGCAAGattaaaacagacatttcaattaTAACATCCCAAAGAATATTGTCAGATAAACATGAAAACGTCAGGTGTGGTAAAAGCTCAGCAACTCACAAGCAGAATACCAAAGCTGGTGAGATGGTTACAGCTGCACTGTGTTTCAAGAGCAGATGAGTTAACCGTATGGCACCCATCAGACTTCCAGCCGCCCGCACCACCTGCGATCAGAACGACTaggttttaaatataaaccagtAAACCAAACTTAAAGTATGTTGGTATAAAGAACTTTACAATACAATTTACCATTTAAGCCCAAGTCCCAGAATACACATTTCACAGATATTGTGACATTTTgtttctgtaaaaaaattagACGAAATAACAAAATTGAAATTATGTAGATGCACAATATTGCATACTGTGTTTCATTCGTTCTTAGTGATAAAGTAGTGAATTACTTTTGTTTTAGGTAGTATGCTCGGGTTCtgtgtatttttaaatgttatcgTCACATTCTTCGGTAAATTGTAGATGCTCAGATTACTAACGCTGGTACTGAGAATCCCACTGATCAGTTTTTGGTTAAGTACATCAAGTCCCTTATCctacaaaaaaagtaaaaaacagctattaatattattaacatTACATGAAGTATTCAAAATACAGCTTCTCAACAGAAATCAAACAAAAATGATAAGCTAAATAATAATTGATCTATCAAGGTTCAGACCTGGAAGAAGGTGTCCTTTTGGTAGAAGTTAAACTGCACTCTGGATGCGAGCTGCTGGTCCTGTGGGCTGAGGTTCTGTGTCAGGGATGCTGGGAGAGTGATTGAACCCAGAGAGGGGGACTGATTCTGATCCACAACATCTTTATTGGAGTTACTACGGATCTAAAGTTTCAAACATGACATCACTAATTCTGGTACAGTGCTGTAATGAACCACAAACCGTGTACAGTATGTACAGTAGTGGCCCAACAAAACCTGGTGTAGTGAAATCATTAATAAAGCTTGAACTATAGTACTAATATTGCAGTaatttaaagagatagttcacccaaaaataaaaaatctttttctcaacctcatgttgttctaaacctgtatgaatttcttttttcggatgaacacaaaagaagatataaaaaaaaaaatgatggttacctgattgtaaccattgaaccccatagtaggaaaacaaatattatggtaaatgatggtaagcacacagttgacggtacccattgaattctaccgtatttgtttttcctactatggaagtcaagggtaacaatcagctgtgtgctcaccatcattaatttaaaatatattttttgtgttcaccagaaaaaagaaattttaCCATTTGAGAATCCAagctgatcttcgggtctgtcgctaccacttttagcatagcttagcacaatccattgaattatagaccattagcatcgtgcaaaaaaaaataaccaaagagttttgatatttttcctatttaaaacttgactcttctgtagttacattatgtactaagacagacggaaaattcaAGTTGCAATTTTCAAGGccgatatgtctaggaactatactctcattctggcataatattcaaggactttgctgccgtaacatggctgcaggaggtgctattatattacgcagtgcccataAATAGTaccctgctattaaaagttaccaaggggactatattcaggcgctgcgtaaatATAATTGTGCCTCCCTGcatttagcgtgatgctaactgtctaatcagattcaatagattgtgctaagctatgctaaaagtgtttccgccagacccggagatcagctgaatggattccaaaacagtaaaaatcaaatgtttaactctaggggagctggaaaatgagcatatgatgagcaaaatgagcAATGAGCAACACAGATATGAAGCAATGAACATGAGAAATATATGTTCCATTATAGCAGTGGTGGCcgttgacttcttttttcgaggacGCTACATGCAAAGTTcctcacaacatgtatgtagcccttcatgtgtgtggttctttttttcaaaatatgtgttctgcgcatcgagagatcctatgtgcatcacgtgtcttgtcaaaataagtgcctgctgcagacgcgtatcaagagtttatgataaaagagacgctcgcgtttgccagatgctcgcataatctcatgcgtaatcaaaaTTGACTGtgaagggagtgtcttgcgtgtattttgtgaacgcgTTTTTATcgtaaacggttttgacgcgtgtgcagcaggaacttattttgacaaaacacgtgatgcacatggttcacatgatgcaacaaacacatattttgaaaacgcaagcaaaaCACATtgcactccgaacacttattttgaatttgcgcccctcggatgagcagtctcGAGCCGCCACTTCATTATAGTCTGTACGATGAATGAGATGTTACCTGCAGGTTGGAGGAGTCACTTATGGAGAAGGACGTCATCTCAAAATTGGTCCCATTGACTTTTTTCACAGCCAGAGCCAGCGATGATGTAATTAatttctcactctctcctgATAGAACCAGTTTAAGACCCACTGTGTCCACAAGCCCATTGGCCCTTGTAATCAGATGTATACACTTAATATGTATTACTGTATGCTAATAGTTAGGTTAAACTTAGTCAGTAAAGGATTTAACAATgctaaaagggatagttcacccaaaaatgaaaattctgtcatatttactcactctaatgttgttacaaacctgtatacatttctctAATGAACACAacgaaaaatattttgaggaatgtttgtaaccaaactgatcaaaagccccattgacttccatagtaggaaaaaaacaatactatggAGGTAAATAAAGCTTCTGATCGAAACCTTACTCAAATTCACCTCAAATTCTAAAtctaatatgaaaaaaaatatttttgcatgtGATTTCTTAGCCTTACAATCTAATATGCAGGAACAAGATCACAAAATAACTACAAAACTGGTCACGGATCTGCCTTTCCGAAGGGATCTTTTCTGCTCACCTCTTGGAGAAGTTAAACATTACATCTGCAGGAACATCGAGCAGGTTGTTCACAACACCGACTGACTTGTTTCCCAGATCAATACTGACATTGGGTCCAGAGAGGAGCAACTCCAGCTGAGATATGATCAAGTCCACTTGGTTGGAGTTTAAAGATGAAGCATTTGCAGTCATCTTCAACAGTCCATCCACATCTATTTCTGATGTGTTTGTAGAAACGAAATCAAGAGAAGACGGGAAGAGAAACATTATATGTGGGGCCATTgctaaaatgattttaaaataaatgcttttgtgttttttgttagCTGCAATAATAATAAAGTGTTATAAATGTAAGAAGATCTCATTAAACCTCTCACAAACATGCCTTTCGCCACAAAATAAAAAGGCATATAGAAAAAACAGTTGATTTTAGGATTATTGTATCTCGAGTGCAACATACCTGTGGTTTGGAAGGTACAGCTGTCCTTCAGAAGTAAAGCTCCACTTGAGCTGcgaaaacaataaatataaagtattaggagaaataaaaaatgtgcataCTTTATGGCTTTGCTATTTTACATCACGTATGGTACATTATGTGTGCAAATCCATTGAGATACAAGGGCAGATCTACTAACCAGTTAACAAGAGACTTTGAATTGTTGCTGCTGCAGAACTCATTAAAGCTGGTTGAACTTTTCATCAAAGTAATATTTTGTCCCATAGGATCATTACCGCTCCAAGAGCACATAGCTGAACATCAATATAACCATGCCATTAGATAAAGAACAACATATACATAAGCATAAACATAACGTAACATTACATATGTATAAGATTTTATGACACCTACCTACTCTGGTCACATCAGTGATGTTTATGTAGGCATTCTGCTGTTTAATGAGGGCTTCTATACTGATCTTAAAACTACACGCATCAGTCAAGTTTGTTTGTAGTTTCACTATAACAGTACAACTCTGTAACCTGGAGAGAAAAGGGAAGGTCATGAAATAACCAGCTACTTTTACACGGTTAACCAGTGATGCTGCATGAGACTAACTTACGTTTCACCTGAACACCCAGCCACTCTGAAATCCTGCAGGcatcaaaataacaaaaagtaaGGAGATTGGACCAACACAATCACtcgaaaaatatctaaatataattAAGGTGTCTTACCgaatatatatttacaaaattTAGTAAAACTTTACACTCAGATCTAAAATGCAGAAGAGAAAAGGAAAGCGTCAACATTTGCAGAAACACAGTTATGTAATGATGTATTATAATGATTTGAATATAATGATGAAAAACGTACTTTTTGTTGCATGATGCGTCAAACAATTTATGAAGCtgcaaaaaaacaaatgcaataAAAGGTTTACCAGTACTACAACTTACATGTAATTCAGATTATGatcacactgtacttctagatatgTTACTTACATAGGACGTCAATTCCAATGCGTTCATGCTCACGTTTTCCAGAGTTACACTGTAATAGGCCTCTAAAGAAGAGAAAGTAAGAAAAACTGACCTCATAATTTATCCTTTAAGTGCCTTATAGTCAAACCATTTATATTGTACTTCTGCTGCTCTTTACATTGTAGGTTTGTCTTACCTGAACTATTGCAGTTTGATGTACAACTACAAGGTGGTTCGGTTGTTGCTTTAGgagaaacaaaataaaataaatttcatTGACCATATGAGTTATTAACACTATAATGATATTGCACACTTCACTTTATGACTGAGCATctgggacactccactttttttgaaaatatgcaaatttttcagctcccctagagttaaacatttgatttttacagttttggaatccattcagctgatctccgggtctggcagtaccacttttagcatagcttagcataatccattgaatctgattagaccattaatatcacgctaaaaaataaacaaaaagttttgatatttttcctatttaaaacttgactcttctgtagttacaccgTGTAATAAGacagaaaaaaaagagaatttttttaggcagatatagctaggaactatactctaaagggggtcgcacaccggcaGCGCAGCTCAGCACAGCTCAGCGCTGCGCAGGGCCGCGCCA
This window of the Paramisgurnus dabryanus chromosome 10, PD_genome_1.1, whole genome shotgun sequence genome carries:
- the LOC135742055 gene encoding uncharacterized protein isoform X1; translated protein: MSEDVKHNRLSRQLYSSSRRMATMGRQNFGHWRSLDYVFVLILFLQCFSAATTTTRAPTTVAATTTIATTAAAAATTTTTVATTAAATTTTTTVAATTTIATTAAAAATTTTTVATTAAATTTTTTTTTVAATTTTIAATTITNAATTTTATNATTTNATAHNATAPNATAPNATAPNATAPNATAPNATAPNATSPNATAPNTTTTAPNATAPNATAPNATSPNATAPNTTTTAPNATAPNATAPNATSPNATAPNTTTTAPNATAPNTTATVTPPTNTTPALTTTPVPCNFSVSCNQKFYWMLIYTTDRTLNVDNVTEWLNNLDKCVENVTFYSNASTTGNQLSMLKNTDVSCDETVSVSKTCEVLLELRVPANVCCIRQVVLATSNSFNVNVVGDIEGVGVCLNPNTSSVYQICNQSEIQKNCTLSPPTTEPPCSCTSNCNSSEAYYSVTLENVSMNALELTSYLHKLFDASCNKKSECKVLLNFVNIYSDFRVAGCSGETLQSCTVIVKLQTNLTDACSFKISIEALIKQQNAYINITDVTRVAMCSWSGNDPMGQNITLMKSSTSFNEFCSSNNSKSLVNCSSGALLLKDSCTFQTTEIDVDGLLKMTANASSLNSNQVDLIISQLELLLSGPNVSIDLGNKSVGVVNNLLDVPADVMFNFSKRANGLVDTVGLKLVLSGESEKLITSSLALAVKKVNGTNFEMTSFSISDSSNLQIRSNSNKDVVDQNQSPSLGSITLPASLTQNLSPQDQQLASRVQFNFYQKDTFFQDKGLDVLNQKLISGILSTSVSNLSIYNLPKNVTITFKNTQNPSILPKTKKQNVTISVKCVFWDLGLNGGAGGWKSDGCHTVNSSALETQCSCNHLTSFGILLDISNTTLSPEQNTILTYITYIGCGISSIFLSITLLTYLAFEKLRKDIPSKILIHLCLALLLLNLVFLIDPWLAQYQDVNGLCISTAFFLHYFLLASFTWMAMEAVHMYLAIVKVFNTYVSRFMLKIGFVGWGIPLIVVIIVIATNHIGNNYGLVSYAKFLDGTTDYFCWITNDIVFYVAVVVYFCIVFLLNFTMFIVVLVQLCRIKRQNPQNVQNRSSWQELRSVAGLTVLLGIAWGFAFFAWGPVNLAFMYLFAIFNTFQGLFIFIFHCAMKENVRRQWRTYLCCGKLRLPEHSDWSHTQTQKIKKTTKKRPSSAQSNNSSSSFLNNDSVADAHMGIGNPYDDTIITASEEHRSDVVLNEISNQHLRKRSY
- the LOC135742055 gene encoding uncharacterized protein isoform X2, which produces MSEDVKHNRLSRQLYSSSRRMATMGRQNFGHWRSLDYVFVLILFLQCFSATTTTRAPTTVAATTTIATTAAAAATTTTTVATTAAATTTTTTVAATTTIATTAAAAATTTTTVATTAAATTTTTTTTTVAATTTTIAATTITNAATTTTATNATTTNATAHNATAPNATAPNATAPNATAPNATAPNATAPNATSPNATAPNTTTTAPNATAPNATAPNATSPNATAPNTTTTAPNATAPNATAPNATSPNATAPNTTTTAPNATAPNTTATVTPPTNTTPALTTTPVPCNFSVSCNQKFYWMLIYTTDRTLNVDNVTEWLNNLDKCVENVTFYSNASTTGNQLSMLKNTDVSCDETVSVSKTCEVLLELRVPANVCCIRQVVLATSNSFNVNVVGDIEGVGVCLNPNTSSVYQICNQSEIQKNCTLSPPTTEPPCSCTSNCNSSEAYYSVTLENVSMNALELTSYLHKLFDASCNKKSECKVLLNFVNIYSDFRVAGCSGETLQSCTVIVKLQTNLTDACSFKISIEALIKQQNAYINITDVTRVAMCSWSGNDPMGQNITLMKSSTSFNEFCSSNNSKSLVNCSSGALLLKDSCTFQTTEIDVDGLLKMTANASSLNSNQVDLIISQLELLLSGPNVSIDLGNKSVGVVNNLLDVPADVMFNFSKRANGLVDTVGLKLVLSGESEKLITSSLALAVKKVNGTNFEMTSFSISDSSNLQIRSNSNKDVVDQNQSPSLGSITLPASLTQNLSPQDQQLASRVQFNFYQKDTFFQDKGLDVLNQKLISGILSTSVSNLSIYNLPKNVTITFKNTQNPSILPKTKKQNVTISVKCVFWDLGLNGGAGGWKSDGCHTVNSSALETQCSCNHLTSFGILLDISNTTLSPEQNTILTYITYIGCGISSIFLSITLLTYLAFEKLRKDIPSKILIHLCLALLLLNLVFLIDPWLAQYQDVNGLCISTAFFLHYFLLASFTWMAMEAVHMYLAIVKVFNTYVSRFMLKIGFVGWGIPLIVVIIVIATNHIGNNYGLVSYAKFLDGTTDYFCWITNDIVFYVAVVVYFCIVFLLNFTMFIVVLVQLCRIKRQNPQNVQNRSSWQELRSVAGLTVLLGIAWGFAFFAWGPVNLAFMYLFAIFNTFQGLFIFIFHCAMKENVRRQWRTYLCCGKLRLPEHSDWSHTQTQKIKKTTKKRPSSAQSNNSSSSFLNNDSVADAHMGIGNPYDDTIITASEEHRSDVVLNEISNQHLRKRSY
- the LOC135742055 gene encoding uncharacterized protein isoform X6; this encodes MSEDVKHNRLSRQLYSSSRRMATMGRQNFGHWRSLDYVFVLILFLQCFSAATTTTRAPTTVAATTTIATTAAAAATTTTTVATTAAATTTTTTVAATTTIATTAAAAATTTTTVATTAAATTTTTTTTTVAATTTTIAATTITNAATTTTATNATTTNATAHNATAPNATAPNATAPNATAPNATAPNATAPNATAPNATAPNATATVTPPTNTTPALTTTPVPCNFSVSCNQKFYWMLIYTTDRTLNVDNVTEWLNNLDKCVENVTFYSNASTTGNQLSMLKNTDVSCDETVSVSKTCEVLLELRVPANVCCIRQVVLATSNSFNVNVVGDIEGVGVCLNPNTSSVYQICNQSEIQKNCTLSPPTTEPPCSCTSNCNSSEAYYSVTLENVSMNALELTSYLHKLFDASCNKKSECKVLLNFVNIYSDFRVAGCSGETLQSCTVIVKLQTNLTDACSFKISIEALIKQQNAYINITDVTRVAMCSWSGNDPMGQNITLMKSSTSFNEFCSSNNSKSLVNCSSGALLLKDSCTFQTTEIDVDGLLKMTANASSLNSNQVDLIISQLELLLSGPNVSIDLGNKSVGVVNNLLDVPADVMFNFSKRANGLVDTVGLKLVLSGESEKLITSSLALAVKKVNGTNFEMTSFSISDSSNLQIRSNSNKDVVDQNQSPSLGSITLPASLTQNLSPQDQQLASRVQFNFYQKDTFFQDKGLDVLNQKLISGILSTSVSNLSIYNLPKNVTITFKNTQNPSILPKTKKQNVTISVKCVFWDLGLNGGAGGWKSDGCHTVNSSALETQCSCNHLTSFGILLDISNTTLSPEQNTILTYITYIGCGISSIFLSITLLTYLAFEKLRKDIPSKILIHLCLALLLLNLVFLIDPWLAQYQDVNGLCISTAFFLHYFLLASFTWMAMEAVHMYLAIVKVFNTYVSRFMLKIGFVGWGIPLIVVIIVIATNHIGNNYGLVSYAKFLDGTTDYFCWITNDIVFYVAVVVYFCIVFLLNFTMFIVVLVQLCRIKRQNPQNVQNRSSWQELRSVAGLTVLLGIAWGFAFFAWGPVNLAFMYLFAIFNTFQGLFIFIFHCAMKENVRRQWRTYLCCGKLRLPEHSDWSHTQTQKIKKTTKKRPSSAQSNNSSSSFLNNDSVADAHMGIGNPYDDTIITASEEHRSDVVLNEISNQHLRKRSY
- the LOC135742055 gene encoding uncharacterized protein isoform X3: MSEDVKHNRLSRQLYSSSRRMATMGRQNFGHWRSLDYVFVLILFLQCFSAATTTTRAPTTVAATTTIATTAAAAATTTTTVATTAAATTTTTTVAATTTIATTAAAAATTTTTVATTAAATTTTTTTTTVAATTTTIAATTITNAATTTTATNATTTNATAHNATAPNATAPNATAPNATAPNATAPNATAPNATAPNATAPNATSPNATAPNTTTTAPNATAPNATAPNATSPNATAPNTTTTAPNATAPNTTATVTPPTNTTPALTTTPVPCNFSVSCNQKFYWMLIYTTDRTLNVDNVTEWLNNLDKCVENVTFYSNASTTGNQLSMLKNTDVSCDETVSVSKTCEVLLELRVPANVCCIRQVVLATSNSFNVNVVGDIEGVGVCLNPNTSSVYQICNQSEIQKNCTLSPPTTEPPCSCTSNCNSSEAYYSVTLENVSMNALELTSYLHKLFDASCNKKSECKVLLNFVNIYSDFRVAGCSGETLQSCTVIVKLQTNLTDACSFKISIEALIKQQNAYINITDVTRVAMCSWSGNDPMGQNITLMKSSTSFNEFCSSNNSKSLVNCSSGALLLKDSCTFQTTEIDVDGLLKMTANASSLNSNQVDLIISQLELLLSGPNVSIDLGNKSVGVVNNLLDVPADVMFNFSKRANGLVDTVGLKLVLSGESEKLITSSLALAVKKVNGTNFEMTSFSISDSSNLQIRSNSNKDVVDQNQSPSLGSITLPASLTQNLSPQDQQLASRVQFNFYQKDTFFQDKGLDVLNQKLISGILSTSVSNLSIYNLPKNVTITFKNTQNPSILPKTKKQNVTISVKCVFWDLGLNGGAGGWKSDGCHTVNSSALETQCSCNHLTSFGILLDISNTTLSPEQNTILTYITYIGCGISSIFLSITLLTYLAFEKLRKDIPSKILIHLCLALLLLNLVFLIDPWLAQYQDVNGLCISTAFFLHYFLLASFTWMAMEAVHMYLAIVKVFNTYVSRFMLKIGFVGWGIPLIVVIIVIATNHIGNNYGLVSYAKFLDGTTDYFCWITNDIVFYVAVVVYFCIVFLLNFTMFIVVLVQLCRIKRQNPQNVQNRSSWQELRSVAGLTVLLGIAWGFAFFAWGPVNLAFMYLFAIFNTFQGLFIFIFHCAMKENVRRQWRTYLCCGKLRLPEHSDWSHTQTQKIKKTTKKRPSSAQSNNSSSSFLNNDSVADAHMGIGNPYDDTIITASEEHRSDVVLNEISNQHLRKRSY